From the genome of Xiphophorus couchianus chromosome 6, X_couchianus-1.0, whole genome shotgun sequence, one region includes:
- the mplkip gene encoding M-phase-specific PLK1-interacting protein isoform X2, which translates to MNRTPAGPRRSPGAPRPASDWTFPGVRSPFGGSPQRRGAGFSPRFCPGFSRGTMDGSPAHFSGESRGFGVSVGRGSGFRRPQSFSPPGAPNLQLRDVPVERYFSPSMLQDPWRTLQPVTPEAAARTS; encoded by the exons ATGAACCGAACTCCGGCTGGACCTCGGCGGAGTCCCGGTGCCCCTCGGCCGGCTTCAGACTGGACTTTCCCCGGAGTTCGGTCTCCATTCGGAGGTTCTCCTCAGCGCCGAGGGGCAGGCTTCTCTCCCCGGTTCTGTCCCGGGTTCAGCAGAGGAACTATGGACGGGTCACCGGCCCATTTCAGCGGCGAGAGCCGGGGGTTCGGGGTTTCGGTCGGGAGGGGGTCCGGGTTCCGGCGACCCCAGTCCTTCAGTCCTCCAGGAGCTCCGAACCTGCAG CTCAGAGACGTTCCGGTGGAGAGATATTTCAGTCCCTCCATGCTGCAGGATCCCTGGAGGACGCTGCAGCCTGTCACACCTGAAGCTGCTGCCAGGACcagctga
- the mplkip gene encoding M-phase-specific PLK1-interacting protein isoform X1 — translation MNRTPAGPRRSPGAPRPASDWTFPGVRSPFGGSPQRRGAGFSPRFCPGFSRGTMDGSPAHFSGESRGFGVSVGRGSGFRRPQSFSPPGAPNLQVLRDVPVERYFSPSMLQDPWRTLQPVTPEAAARTS, via the exons ATGAACCGAACTCCGGCTGGACCTCGGCGGAGTCCCGGTGCCCCTCGGCCGGCTTCAGACTGGACTTTCCCCGGAGTTCGGTCTCCATTCGGAGGTTCTCCTCAGCGCCGAGGGGCAGGCTTCTCTCCCCGGTTCTGTCCCGGGTTCAGCAGAGGAACTATGGACGGGTCACCGGCCCATTTCAGCGGCGAGAGCCGGGGGTTCGGGGTTTCGGTCGGGAGGGGGTCCGGGTTCCGGCGACCCCAGTCCTTCAGTCCTCCAGGAGCTCCGAACCTGCAGGTG CTCAGAGACGTTCCGGTGGAGAGATATTTCAGTCCCTCCATGCTGCAGGATCCCTGGAGGACGCTGCAGCCTGTCACACCTGAAGCTGCTGCCAGGACcagctga
- the inhbab gene encoding inhibin subunit beta Ab, translated as MFSWAALLFAVPVFLLIGASPLEVAPSSACPSCSLAQLRKNLSSSTAQGDMVEAVKRHILTMLHLSARPNLTQPVPRAALLNAIKKLHVGRVTEDGDVEIPEESSGPGTSFAPEPPSELIIFGEPGDSPNTVTFDVSKEGDAAKVEQANVWIFLKMSKVNRIQSKVMLQLLWTCRDGGSYKDEFVSEKMVDSRRSGWHTLAMTHGVQALLDGGGSSLSLRVSCPRCAEVGAAPILTSGDRAKATDRDQSHRPFLMVMLRAEEEEPQRRVRRGLECNGKTHGCCKRQFYVNFKDIGWSDWIIAPSGYHANYCEGECPTHTSGSALSFHSAVISHYRLRGYAPFQNSKSCCVPTRLRAMSMLYYNEEQKIVKKDIHNMIVEECGCS; from the exons ATGTTTTCTTGGGCTGCGCTGCTCTTCGCCGTTCCCGTCTTTCTTCTGATCGGCGCCTCGCCCCTGGAGGTCGCTCCGTCCTCCGCCTGCCCCTCCTGCTCTCTGGCTCAGCTGAGGAAGAACTTGTCTTCGTCCACCGCTCAGGGCGACATGGTGGAGGCTGTGAAGCGTCACATTCTGACCATGCTGCATCTGAGCGCCCGGCCCAATCTGACCCAGCCGGTTCCTCGTGCGGCGCTACTCAACGCCATCAAGAAGCTGCACGTTGGGCGGGTTACTGAAGACGGCGATGTGGAGATACCGGAGGAAAGTTCGGGTCCGGGGACCTCATTCGCACCTGAACCTCCATCAGAGCTGATCATCTTTGGAGAGCCAG GAGACTCTCCGAACACCGTGACCTTTGACGTGTCGAAGGAGGGCGACGCTGCCAAAGTGGAGCAGGCCAATGTTTGGATATTCTTGAAGATGTCAAAGGTCAATCGGATCCAAAGTAAAgtgatgctgcagctgctgtggaCTTGCCGCGATGGTGGCTCCTACAAGGACGAGTTTGTTTCAGAGAAGATGGTGGACAGTCGGCGCAGCGGCTGGCACACGCTCGCCATGACGCACGGCGTTCAGGCGCTGCTGGATGGTGGCGGCAGCTCGCTCAGCCTGCGGGTCTCCTGCCCGCGCTGCGCCGAGGTTGGGGCGGCACCCATCCTCACATCCGGTGACAGAGCGAAGGCGACGGACCGGGATCAGTCCCACCGGCCGTTCCTCATGGTGATGCTGCGGGCCGAAGAGGAGGAGCCTCAGCGCAGGGTCAGGCGAGGTCTGGAGTGCAACGGAAAGACCCACGGTTGCTGCAAACGGCAATTCTACGTCAACTTCAAAGACATCGGCTGGAGCGACTGGATTATAGCTCCATCCGGTTACCATGCCAACTACTGCGAGGGGGAGTGCCCCACCCACACGAGCGGCTCGGCACTGTCCTTTCACTCAGCGGTCATCAGCCACTACCGTCTGCGCGGCTACGCGCCGTTCCAGAACAGCAAGTCGTGCTGCGTGCCGACGCGGCTGCGCGCCATGTCCATGCTCTACTACAACGAGGAGCAGAAGATCGTCAAGAAGGACATCCACAACATGATCGTGGAGGAGTGCGGCTGCTCTTAG